Within Spinacia oleracea cultivar Varoflay chromosome 4, BTI_SOV_V1, whole genome shotgun sequence, the genomic segment GCATCTCCGCTTCGAGGAAGTAGAAGgaactcaattttaaaaaaattaccaaaattaaCAAATACTAAAACCTTGACAACTAATCAATGAAAATTACAAGtaattaaccaattaaataTCATTATCTGATTCGACCGGACAATAAGCCGAACCCAATTCGATACCTGACTAACAATAACCTTAACCCGGTTATTACCCAACATAACCTGTTAATGATCCGACATGTGCAGTATATTTTATGCTTGAATATTTTGAGATGACCAAATTAGTTATTGACTCAAAATCCATATTAACTTTATATATGTATTGACTTGACAATAACACGCGATGACTTGATTTGAATAAAACTCAAAATCgaaataaataatcattaatttttaaaatatatgaaaatgtgATCAAATGTTTGAACCTTGACCAGACCCGGTAGTTATCGACCATATCTTGTCATGTGCCCAAGAATGGACATGGCCTGAATTTTGATCGACCTGGTCATTATTTGATTCAAACTTGACCTGAACTCGAAATTATCTGCTACAAAATCGTCTTAAACCCGACTAGATAAAACCTGAAATTGAACCCGACTTGAACATGACTCGACCCAGACCCAACCTGTAcctgaaattaaaaaaaaatatcgacATGACTCGATCAAAAACCAACCCTATCGAACCCGATCCAAACTTGGTTGACAAAGTGACCGGACACTATCCAACCTGATAATGATCCAAGACCCAAGATGATAAGACCCGAACTCAACCCCCGTACCCGATTTGACGACTCTAGATCTACCATTTTAATTACCATGGGTTCATGCCTCCATGGCCCTACACTCCTACCTAAATATGTACGCCTTTGATATCTACCACACCCATTTGCCAACTTAATCGTTGTTGATCAAATAATTGACAACCTCTCAAAAACAACATTAAATAATTGATAAAACGATATTCAACGATATTCACGTTGCAGTAGTCGGCAGGGATGAAAATATTAAATAGATATCTATTTATCCGATTCACCGGCAATTAATAAGTGGATGGATATCTAAATTAAACGGATGAGATGTGGGTGACGGATGAAGTGGGTGACAGATAAAGTCGGATATGGATGACCCTCACTCCATCCGTTTATCATCCATCCAtccgtttaatatatttttcaccaaaattttaataaaaatactatATATTCGGATCAAAACTCCATCCGATCTGAAACCGACTCATTGTAATCCCTAGTATCTAGCGCCCATCGAGAGAAGAAGAATAGAAACTTATATGGAGTTTTATACAGagtactacctccattttaaAGCGATACTCCAGATATTATTTACACAAACATTAAGACAAAAAAAAGGAGAATGTgtgaaaatataataaattatgTATAAGATAATGTGTAAGAATGTAGGTgggtataagaaaaaaaaaaagtaaggaGAATGTGGGtgaaaatttaaaaatattGTTGGTAAAAATTAAGATAGATAGGAGACATgagtttttttttgtgattaAAAAAAGGTTGCTGCTCGGGTTCGAAGAGGGCTCTCTCTCTTTCGACGCCATGGCACAAACACGGAAGCAATCTAAGCGCTCCAACAATGGTGGGAACTCGAAAAAGGCTTCACAACATAGTAAGAAGAAAGCTACGGCATCTGGACACAAAGCAGATGCTACAATGGTGATAAATGATTGCACCTCTGAACTTTCGGATTCATACCCAGATGATCAATGTGCGGATTTCAATGAAATTTTGACCCCAAAGTCAGCGCTTCACCATCTACAACAACAATCTCAAGTCAGAAACGACATGAATGCTTGGTTAAATGGCCTTAGCAATGGTAAGGATATTCGAACCCATTTCCAATCAAATTCTAGAATTGGCGGGAATGTGATTAGGAATCTAAATGATGAAATTACTGTTAATGATGATCATCATAACACAATTCTTGAAGATAATCTGGACTATAATACTGAACAACCCAATATTATTCAAATCGAATTTGATGAcattaaagaagaagtggaatATTGGGAATCAGCTGTTGTATGCTATGTGTTGGGTGCAAATCCTCCACAGAATGTCATGGAAGGTTATGTGAGGAGAATTTGGGGAAAACTGGGGGCGGACAAGGTATCAATGGTAGGGAGAGGCATTTACTTGGTGCGTTTCACTACTATGGAGAATTGCCAAAAAGTTATCAATAGGGGATTTCAATTCTTTGATGGTAAACCTCTGATAATCAAACCTTGGACTCCTGATATGGACATGAACAAAACACCAGTTAAAACCTTGCCTATTTGGATCCAACTGCCTGGTCTAGAGGTTAAACACTAGGGAGAGAAAAGTTTGAACAAGATTGCAGGACAGATTGGGAGGGTGATCAAGGTGGATCAGGCCACTAAGAATAGAGACAAACTTATGTTTGCTAAGATTCTGGTAGAAGTCTGCATTGACCAACAGTTCCCCTCCATGATTCATTTCTTGAATGAGAAGGGCACCAAAGTTGACCAACAAGTCTACTATGACTGGCTACCTATTATGTGTACAGTGTGCAAGGGGATGGGTCATGATCACTCCAAATGCAACAAGAAAAACAGTACTGGGGGAAGGAAGGTGTGGGTTAAGAAAACTGTGCAAAGTAACCCAACCACCAAGGATACAGAAGTAGTCATTGGGCAAGTCCACCCTGTTAACACCGAGAGAAGTGGTCCAGTGGCAAGACAAGTTGATTCAGAAGGTTTTGAGCAAGCTGCTAGATTCAGCAAGAGCAAGGGGCAACAATTGAAGCCAGTTGTTACTGGTAACTCTTTTATGGCCCTTGATTGTGAGGATGAGGAGGATGGAAGTGAGAATGGTCACATTGCAGATGTGAGGCATGTGGGTTCATTGGGCAGGGGGGTGACATCCCTTTCACCCAATAGATAAGATCATGTGTTGGAATGTAAGGGGTCTGAACAGGCATGAGAAACAGAAAGAAGTGAGATACATGATTCAATCTCACAACATTAAGCTGTTCAGTCTCCTTGAAACAAGGGAAAAGGCTTCCAAAATGGGTAGTATATACCTTAACTTGTGTCCTAATTGGTGTTTTACCACAAACCCGAGTTTCCATAATAATGGAAGGATTATCTTAGCTTGGGATCCTGATGCTTTCACAGTGAACATTATTCACATGGGCAGTCAACTCATTCATTGTATGATCACACCTAGAACCTTTGGAGACCagttttttgcttcttttgttTATGGTATGAACACTCCTTTGGAGAGAGAGGAGCTTTGGTCCTCTCTTGCAGCTCTCACCAGCAACACTGCTTGGATTATAATGGGTGACTTCAATGCCATTATGAATATGGAGGACAGAGTGGGAGCAGCTGTCAGAACTGCTGACATTATGCCCATGAGACAATGTATGGCAAGATGCAAGCTCACTGAAGTTAAAACCATGGGTAGACACTTTACTTGGACCAATAAGCAAGAAGGGGTTGATAGAGTTTTCTCTAGGATTGACAGAGTTCTAGCCAATGAAGCTTGGGGGGACTTGTTTGATGGTGCTGAAGCTACTTTCCTTCCTGAGGGAACCTTTGACCATTGCCCAATGATCTTGACTACTTTTCTGTCCCAACAATAGAAGAAACCCTTCAGGTTCTACAATATGTGGGTTCTTTCACCAGATTTCCTACCAATAGTTGAAAGAAACTGGAGAAACTATGTGTATGGGTGCCACATGTTCAGAATAGTCACTAAATTAAAATGGATCAAACAGGATCTGAAGCAACTGAACAAAGGTGGATTCAGTTCAGTGGAAGCTGATCAACTAAAACTTTAAAAAGAACTGGCAGAAATTCAAGAGAAAATGCATGCTAACCCTTCTGACCCCCTCCTTGCTTCAGAAGATAAAGAGATAGCTGCCTCTTTCAAGCTTGCTCACAAAAAATATCTTTCTTTCCTGCATCAAACTGCTAAGCTACACTGGCTGGAACATGGAGATGAGAATACCAAAGCTTTTCACCAAAGCATTAAACAGAGAAGGAAACATAATCAGATTCATTCTATCCAGCAAATTGATGGTACTTGGGTCTATTCCCCTAATGAGGTTCAAACAGCCTTCACCGACTTCTATGGTAATCTGTTTTGTTCTAACATGACTAAAAGAGCTCATGTTGACCCCAACATCATGGATAGAGGTCCAAGACTCAGTGAGGAGAAAAAAATGAAGCTAGGCTGTAACTTCACTTTGGAAGATGTCAAAAGAGTTCTGCACTCCATTCTAAATAATAAAGCACCTGGTTTAGATGGCTTTAGTAGCCAGTTTTTCAAAGCTTCCTGGGATGTGCTCAAACATGCTCTGTATGCAGCCATCATGGACTTTTTCAAAACAGCTAAGATCCTAAATGAGGTAAATGTCACTTCTATCACTTTGGTCCAAAAGTGAATGTTCCTGCCTCAGTTGGTGATTTCAGACCCATTGCATGCTGTAGTGTAATTTATAAATGCATTTCCAAGTTGTTGTGTGAAAAACTAGGTTCTGTGCTTCCTGATGTGATCTCCAACACCCAGGGTGCCTTTGTTTCTGGAAGATCCATATTGCATAATGTGATGGTGTGTCAAGATATCATCAAAATGTATAGAAGTAGCCAGAAACAGCCAAATTGCTTCATGAAACTGGATCTTAGGAAGGCTTATGATACTGTTGAATGGGGGTTTATTGCTGAAGTCATGACTGACTTGGGGTTCCCTGATCACTTCATTAAGTTAATCATGACTTGTCTTTAATTTCCACCACTCAGTACTCTCTCTTGTTAAATGGTGTCCCCTCTAAGCTGATTCACCCAAAAAGGGGGCTGAGACAGGGTGACCCCCTTTCCCCCTTTTGTTCACCCTATGCATGGAGTACTTCTCCATGGCAATGGTTGCAGTTGGTGAACACCCTGATTTCATGTTCCACTCCAGATGCAAAAGGATGAGCCTCAACCATCCttgttttgctgatgatctcCTCATCTTTTGTAAAGGAGACCATAAGTCTGTTCAACTCATTATGGATGTCCTGAAAACTTTCTCTGACACCACTGGCCTTTCTGTTAATCCCTCTAAATCATCTATGTACTGATGTGGCCTTACTGATGCTGAGATCTATAGCTTCACTCAGTTGACTGGTTTCTCCCTTGGCTCACTTCCTTTCAAATATCTAGGAGTTCTTGTGAGCTCTAGAAAATTGAAAGCTTGTGACTGTGACATTTTGGTTGATAAGTTAACTCTCAGAATCAAAACATGGAGCTCTAGACATCTCTCCTTTGCTGGCAGAGCTCAATTGATTCATTATGTTCTCATGAGCATTAGTGTGTATTGGTCCCAACTTTTCATCTTTCCTACCTCAGTTCTCAAAAGGATTAATGCTATTTGCAGATCCTTTTTCTGGTTTGGCACCCATGATGATAGCAGACCAGGTGCTGTTGCTTGGGGGAATGTGTGCCTTCCTAAATCTCAAGGAGGTCTGGGTTTTAGGAACCTTCTCTTGTGGAATCAAATAGCTGTTGCCAAACAAGCATGGGCTGTGGCACAAAAGCATGATAACCTTTGGGTCAAATGGGTCCATTCATTCTATGTGAAAGATAAAAACTGGACACTCTTCACTGCCCCTGCAGCTGCTAGTTGGGTAGTCAAGTTTGTCTGTCAAGCAAAGCAGTTTTGTTTTGAGCTGCTACATTCAGTTCAGTGGCTCAATGCTCCTAAGTTCTCCATTAGAGAAATGTATCACGTACACTCTCAGGGAACAGGGGGTAAGGTTCCATGGCAACCTTTTGTATGGAACAGGTATACAATTCCTAAGCATAGAATCATTCTATGGCTCATTATTCTAGACAGGTTAAAGACAAAGTCTAGACTCCATCAGTTTGGCATTGGTGATGATAACCTGTGCGCAGTTTGTGGCTCCTCTCCTGAAACTGTCCCTCATCTCTTCTTTGACTGTCATTTCAGTTCAGCATGCAGGGAGATAGTTATGACTTGGTTGGGTTACCACTCCAGCAGAAACTCTGTCTATCCACTTCTAAATTGGGTCCAGAGATATACCAAAGGGAAATTCAAGAAAACTGTGTGCTTTACTGCCATTGCTAGCCTTGTCTACAATGTGTGGAAAGCTAGGAATGAGGCTGTTTGGGCTCTTAAAGTGCCCACAATTAGTGCTGTCATCAATCAGATAAAGTTTGAAGTCAAGCACAGAGTGCAGCAACTGTTGAGTGCAAAAGTCTGTACTAGAGATAAGGATTGGCTGAATTCTTTGTAATTGTTGTAGTTGGGGTCAGTTAGGCTAGTTTTCTCTAGCCCTTAGTTGCTTGGTCTCTCTTGGTTGCTATTTTGGCTCCCAGAAAGTTCCTTAGTTTGTAAAACTGTTTTCTTGTGATTAATATATTGCCTCtcttgcttgccaaaaaaaataagATAGGTAAGGTAGTATATAaaatatcaaaaaataatacaaaGCACAATGTAAAGAACATAAACAAAACTTTAATTTACGGAAGACTTTTCAATTACTTAAAGGCATGCTCTAAAAACAAAGTTTACCCATTTATCCCTAATACTTTCTTACTCTTCCACGTaacttaattatatattttatgaatTGAGTCTTTTTTTTGCACTGAACTAATTAACCATATACGgctctcctctctctcctccaaactcTAGCCTCCATTGGTAATTTTTGAGGGGCTTCTATAGGTTTAACCGGTGGAAAGCCCCAATTGCTTTGTTTTCTTGTGttcttttctttagtttttgttTTGTAGGTCTAATAATGCGTCCTCCTCCAGACAGGACCGATTCTCCCTTGAAAGACAGGGttttttctcctttcttttcgAAAGGTTTTCTGCTTTTGGGTGGGTATCGAGTCGAGTCGAGGGGTGTTGTTTATGTATTTCATGGTGGAAATTGTGTTGTTTCTATGATGTATGCACTTTGAAGATCAAAATCAATCCGGCCTATGAAGcaaattcaattttcaagatgACTATAAGTTTACAACGAGGTCCTCCATACAACGGAAAGATGCTTTGACATCAAAGTTATTTCATGGCTACACATATACCATGATTCCGGAGCCATTCTTcagtatttgctcatttagttaTTTGGAAAAAAGAATTTGTTATTGTATTTTagatttgttcttgttcttgtttagGGAAAAATTTGATTGTAGATACCGTATGGctttattttaatgaaattttaccttacccgtcaaaaaaaaaaataattaaccaTGATATAACCATATTCATaaccaaaaaaaagtaaaaaaaatgatCACCCTTTATTCTACACGGCTACACCCCGTTTAAATAATatactagtttagggcccggaCAATGCCTCGGGTTCTAACATAAATTTTATCTTttatattgatttttaatttattagtaTTTTTTAAGTTGAGATAATATAAGTCcggtcaaaataagtccaatagaataAAATCTAATGTTTTTGGGTGGCAAATTATTTGTTCACTTAACAATTAGGTGGCGTGGCAGAAAcattatttattataaatatataagaGTAGTGGATTAATGTGAAAATTATAACCGTTCCTtgattattttatgttatataaTGGTGTAACAAGTAGTACATTTTAGAGGTTGGCTACATCGCAGTTTACCAGCGGCTTTTTTGCTCATATCCAGGGGCAAAATCATCTTTTtacttaattagttgaaaagtcaaacaaagtactaagtatcggaaataaatgacagtattcaatacaacaatgacaacatTTATACAAACAATGACAGAGTATATGTAACACGTTT encodes:
- the LOC130471470 gene encoding uncharacterized protein, which codes for MFAKILVEVCIDQQFPSMIHFLNEKGTKVDQQVYYDWLPIMCTVCKGMGHDHSKCNKKNSTGGRKVWVKKTVQSNPTTKDTEVVIGQVHPVNTERSGPVARQVDSEGFEQAARFSKSKGQQLKPVVTGNSFMALDCEDEEDGSENGHIADVRHEKQKEVRYMIQSHNIKLFSLLETREKASKMGSIYLNLCPNWCFTTNPSFHNNGRIILAWDPDAFTVNIIHMGSQLIHCMITPRTFGDQFFASFVYGMNTPLEREELWSSLAALTSNTAWIIMGDFNAIMNMEDRVGAAVRTADIMPMRQCMARCKLTEVKTMGRHFTWTNKQEGVDRVFSRIDRVLANEAWGDLFDGAEATFLPEGTFDHCPMILTTFLSQQ